The DNA sequence GCGCTGCGGCTGGCAGCCGAGGTTGCGGTCACCCACGACGCCGCCGCCACCGCCGCCTGGCGGCCCAGCCTGAACGTGGTGGAGACCCTGCTCACCCAGCTGATCGGGGAGACGCCGTCGCCGCTGCACCGGCAGGCGCTGGAGATCTGCGCGCACGCCCAGACGACCACCGAAGGTCTGCTGCGGGCGGCCCTGGACCGCGACCCCGGGCCGATCTTCGCCTGGCTGCGTGAGTTGCCGTTCATCGAGTCCGACACCCGCGGCCTGCGCCCGCACGACGTGGTCCGCGACGCGCTCAACGACGACCTGCGCTGGCGTGACCCGCAGGGCTACGAGACGATGCACCGGCGGTTGCACGCCTACCTGCTCGAGCAGGCGTTGGCCGCCACCGGGCCGGCGGTGCTGCCGGCGGTCGGCGCGATGATGTACCTGCAACGGCACGCGCAGGAGATCCGCCGCTACTTCACCTTCGCCGGCGAGGGCGAGGCCTACGAGGATCCGTACCAGCCGGCGGACCGGCCGACGGTGCTGGACCTCGCCGGCGAGGCCGAAGGCCCGGAGTCCGCCGCGCTGGTCGGCTTCTGGCTGGACCGCCAGCCGGAGGGCTGCCGCGTCTACCGCAGCTCCGCCACCGACGAGGTGGTGGGCTTCATGATCTGGCTGGACCTGGACGACCCGCAGCCGGCCGAGCTGGAAGCCGATCCGGTCGTCGACACCGCCTGGCGGCACTGCCGGGCCAGCGCCCCGCTGCGCGGCGGCGAACACATCGGTCTGGCCCGGTTCATGGTGCATCCCCCGTCCTGCCAGCGGCCGTCGCCGGTGACCGACATGATCCAGATGCGGATGCTGGCCCACTACCTGCATGACAAGGGTCTGGCCCTGCACTACCTGGTGCTGCACGACGCCGAGTTCTGGGGGCCGCACCTGGCGTACTTCGACGAACATCCCGTCGAGACGGTGCCGCAGGTCGGCGGACGCCCGTACCATCTGTTCTTCCACGACTGGCGGGTCACGCCGC is a window from the Solwaraspora sp. WMMD792 genome containing:
- a CDS encoding AAA family ATPase — encoded protein: MAGCGEATTSLDRRLRQTREHHFVGRAAELALLRQALERAPEPLGVLYLHGPGGIGKSTLLRYFGDEAAAAGRRVVHVDGRAVSPSPARFELAAGDALADDTAVLLVDSFEHCQGLEDWLRDRFLPRLPESVLVVLAGRGGPGPQWRADPAWRDLLKVIPMGNLSREHAVALLNRRGVPPDLHPSVLSFAGGHPLALRLAAEVAVTHDAAATAAWRPSLNVVETLLTQLIGETPSPLHRQALEICAHAQTTTEGLLRAALDRDPGPIFAWLRELPFIESDTRGLRPHDVVRDALNDDLRWRDPQGYETMHRRLHAYLLEQALAATGPAVLPAVGAMMYLQRHAQEIRRYFTFAGEGEAYEDPYQPADRPTVLDLAGEAEGPESAALVGFWLDRQPEGCRVYRSSATDEVVGFMIWLDLDDPQPAELEADPVVDTAWRHCRASAPLRGGEHIGLARFMVHPPSCQRPSPVTDMIQMRMLAHYLHDKGLALHYLVLHDAEFWGPHLAYFDEHPVETVPQVGGRPYHLFFHDWRVTPLMHWLDHNQQQLLYGLQPRTARPGADLLVLSRPEFDAAVRSAMRAWRRPDALAANPLVRTRLVADRPDGDPVDALRGVLGAALDGLRDDTRSHRVLVTTFVHGTPTQEAAADRLGLPFSTYRRHLTRALDRISDALWHRELHG